A single Streptomyces sp. 2114.4 DNA region contains:
- a CDS encoding ATP-binding protein, with translation MEPQHLSFSVPGTTHAAAAARRRLAAEMHDWGLPADSDALHTAELVAGELLSNAVQHAGPSAITVVARCDGNAIRIEVSDSSPDLPRPRSPNEVDEHGRGLLIVAALADRYAVEPTESGKRCWAEIHLRAVPSPHIAPQVHLPRRWP, from the coding sequence ATGGAACCGCAGCACCTCAGCTTCTCCGTACCCGGCACGACGCACGCTGCAGCAGCTGCGCGGCGTCGGCTCGCCGCCGAGATGCACGACTGGGGCCTACCGGCCGACAGCGACGCACTGCACACCGCTGAGCTGGTGGCTGGCGAACTGCTCTCGAATGCGGTGCAGCACGCAGGTCCCAGCGCCATCACCGTGGTTGCCCGCTGCGACGGCAACGCCATACGGATCGAGGTCAGTGACAGCAGCCCCGACCTTCCCCGGCCCAGGTCACCCAACGAGGTCGACGAGCACGGCCGGGGCCTGCTCATCGTCGCGGCCCTGGCAGACCGGTACGCCGTCGAGCCGACCGAGTCCGGCAAGCGGTGCTGGGCCGAAATCCACCTGCGAGCAGTCCCAAGTCCCCACATCGCACCACAGGTTCACCTTCCAAGGAGATGGCCGTGA
- a CDS encoding UDP-N-acetylglucosamine 1-carboxyvinyltransferase: MAVTTARTPAITSEVIAIRPGPPLSGAVTVDGSKNAALPLLAAAASLRRPVQLTNVPANDDVQAMLMLLQHAGHGATCKVDKPHTVLVQPSDGMHIAPELHETAARIRASYYLVPALLAVHGRAVLPWPGGCRIGERGMEQHFKVYEAFGDRALVNDHGYSVEAGESRTGSVSVMLPYRSRGASIAALLRAVVAKRPLRLGQPNLSPEVLSVLQALQVAGWEIRADERVLSLAPPASASQEPVTWAVPGDKVEAGTLACAIAATRGNGHIEGVRSKDVAPMVAALRWLGIPVDAQQDILIVHAERTRPTHQPLRAIASLSPGGLDADFEPALMALALGMPGTHLFADAINPGRHSNLIPQLARLGADIHETSPTQCRLTGPQQLIGTGVEATDIRTGSALLIAGLTAHGVTTLGGLEQLRRGHADLPTKLLALGADICEVTP, from the coding sequence ATGGCCGTGACAACCGCCCGGACACCCGCCATTACCTCCGAAGTGATCGCCATCCGTCCCGGCCCGCCGCTTTCCGGGGCCGTGACCGTCGACGGCTCCAAGAACGCCGCCCTGCCGCTCCTCGCTGCGGCGGCCTCCCTGCGCCGGCCTGTCCAGCTGACCAACGTCCCGGCCAATGACGACGTCCAGGCCATGCTCATGCTGCTCCAGCACGCAGGCCACGGAGCCACCTGCAAGGTCGACAAGCCCCACACCGTCCTGGTGCAGCCGAGCGACGGTATGCACATCGCGCCGGAACTCCACGAAACCGCTGCCCGCATCCGTGCCTCGTACTACCTGGTTCCCGCTCTCCTCGCCGTTCACGGGCGGGCCGTACTGCCCTGGCCGGGCGGCTGCCGGATCGGTGAACGCGGCATGGAGCAGCACTTCAAGGTCTACGAGGCATTCGGCGACCGCGCGCTCGTCAACGACCACGGCTACAGCGTCGAAGCCGGCGAGAGTCGCACCGGCTCGGTATCGGTGATGCTGCCGTACCGTTCCCGTGGTGCGAGCATCGCGGCACTTCTGCGCGCCGTCGTCGCCAAGCGACCACTGCGGCTGGGACAGCCGAACCTCTCGCCCGAAGTCCTCAGCGTCCTGCAGGCGCTACAAGTGGCCGGTTGGGAGATCCGAGCCGACGAGCGCGTTCTCTCCCTGGCTCCGCCTGCCTCCGCATCGCAGGAGCCGGTGACCTGGGCAGTCCCCGGAGACAAGGTCGAAGCAGGCACCCTGGCCTGCGCCATCGCCGCCACACGGGGCAACGGCCATATCGAGGGCGTACGCAGCAAGGACGTGGCGCCAATGGTGGCCGCATTGCGCTGGCTCGGCATTCCCGTCGACGCCCAGCAAGACATCCTCATCGTCCACGCCGAACGCACACGCCCCACCCATCAACCCCTGCGAGCCATCGCCTCACTCTCTCCCGGCGGACTCGACGCTGACTTCGAACCCGCCTTGATGGCACTGGCCCTGGGCATGCCCGGCACCCACCTGTTCGCCGACGCGATCAACCCTGGGCGTCACAGCAACCTCATCCCTCAGCTCGCACGTCTCGGCGCCGACATCCACGAGACCTCGCCCACCCAGTGCCGCCTGACCGGGCCGCAGCAGCTGATCGGGACCGGGGTGGAAGCCACCGACATCCGTACCGGGTCGGCCCTGCTCATCGCCGGCCTCACCGCCCACGGCGTCACGACCCTCGGCGGCCTCGAACAGCTCCGCCGAGGCCATGCCGACCTTCCCACCAAGCTGCTCGCACTCGGAGCCGACATCTGCGAGGTCACCCCGTGA
- a CDS encoding metallophosphoesterase, with protein sequence MTGPRPLRRIVATTDVHSSFDDALPMLAHLHAIRPETLIVDCGDFFEGSGYYRLGHGRIETAILHGLYDVIAPGNHGWIHHFDPPLRDITVCANAVDAETGRPLFRRLHTARIGGRRVAITAVIGVQAFHSIPIDQRAGQRVTEPGQALREVMLAHHHEIDSWVVLSHSGFDEDLKLAAVCPFLDVIFAGHCHSDQYGPTHVGETLVLKGRELGIGYAIAEPALTRWTAQTTHFPDITSAASLPPQLALIRDRIEDLKDRLALPIGAVSKPYRGRVLDRRLLLDDLATRLHTALGAEAVVLNETALRPTQLDDVLTFGDLLTIEPFNNQLVHARIPQDLRETPGALLPYLTKSAGPLITQPKPLPPQLPAVLTTDYLAESYLDGRTHQAGLRLRQAVQRVLTEGTHR encoded by the coding sequence GTGACCGGTCCACGCCCCCTGCGGCGGATCGTGGCCACCACTGACGTCCACTCCTCGTTCGACGACGCCCTGCCGATGCTGGCCCACCTGCACGCCATCCGGCCGGAGACGCTCATCGTCGATTGTGGCGACTTCTTCGAAGGCAGCGGCTACTACCGCCTCGGCCACGGCCGTATCGAAACAGCGATCCTCCATGGCCTCTACGACGTGATCGCGCCCGGGAACCACGGCTGGATCCACCACTTCGACCCACCGCTCCGGGACATCACCGTGTGCGCGAACGCCGTCGATGCCGAAACCGGCCGACCGCTCTTCCGCCGCCTGCACACCGCGCGCATCGGCGGACGGCGCGTTGCCATCACCGCGGTCATCGGCGTCCAGGCATTCCACTCCATCCCCATCGATCAGCGAGCCGGCCAACGCGTCACCGAACCAGGTCAGGCACTGCGCGAAGTGATGCTGGCGCACCACCACGAGATCGACTCCTGGGTCGTGCTGAGCCACTCCGGCTTCGACGAGGACCTCAAGCTGGCCGCCGTCTGCCCCTTCCTCGACGTGATCTTCGCCGGGCACTGCCACAGCGACCAGTACGGCCCCACCCATGTGGGCGAGACGCTCGTTCTCAAGGGTCGTGAACTCGGCATCGGTTACGCCATCGCTGAGCCGGCCCTCACGCGATGGACGGCGCAGACTACGCACTTCCCAGACATCACCAGCGCGGCGTCCCTACCGCCCCAGCTCGCCCTCATCCGTGATCGAATCGAGGACCTTAAAGATCGTCTGGCCCTGCCGATCGGCGCCGTCTCAAAGCCGTACCGAGGACGGGTCCTCGATCGCAGGCTCCTCCTCGACGACCTCGCCACCCGACTCCATACCGCCCTCGGTGCCGAAGCCGTCGTCCTCAACGAGACCGCCTTGCGCCCCACCCAGCTCGACGACGTCCTCACCTTCGGCGACCTCCTCACCATCGAGCCCTTCAACAACCAGCTCGTCCACGCCCGCATCCCCCAGGACCTGAGAGAAACCCCTGGCGCACTGCTCCCCTACCTCACCAAGAGCGCGGGCCCCTTGATCACCCAGCCGAAGCCTCTGCCCCCGCAGCTGCCAGCCGTGCTGACCACCGACTACCTCGCCGAGAGCTACCTGGACGGCCGCACCCACCAAGCCGGCCTCCGCCTCCGCCAGGCCGTCCAACGCGTCCTAACCGAAGGGACCCACCGATGA
- the dcd gene encoding dCTP deaminase: MILTGPEITAAAADGRVRITPFDEAQVNPNSYNVRLGPTLLAYTAPVLDAHRPNPTRRIEIDSDGYVLKPGQLYLGHTVEQVGSDTFVPLLFGRSSVGRLGLFVEITAPIGDIGFHGQWTLMLSPIRPLRVYAGMKVGQIMFFVAVGPITPYSGKYQAASGPKPSAYWQDLAPLEAVAP; encoded by the coding sequence ATGATCCTGACCGGCCCAGAAATCACCGCAGCCGCGGCCGACGGCCGCGTGCGCATCACCCCCTTCGACGAAGCACAGGTCAACCCCAACAGCTACAACGTCCGCCTCGGTCCGACCCTGCTCGCCTACACCGCACCCGTCCTCGACGCCCACCGGCCCAACCCGACCCGCCGGATCGAGATCGACTCCGACGGCTACGTCCTCAAGCCAGGCCAGCTCTACCTCGGCCACACCGTCGAACAGGTCGGCTCCGACACCTTCGTCCCTCTCCTCTTCGGCCGTTCCTCCGTCGGCCGGCTCGGCCTGTTCGTCGAGATCACCGCCCCCATCGGCGACATCGGATTCCACGGCCAGTGGACGCTCATGCTCTCCCCGATCCGGCCGTTACGCGTCTACGCCGGCATGAAGGTCGGGCAGATCATGTTCTTCGTCGCCGTCGGCCCCATCACTCCGTACTCGGGCAAGTACCAGGCAGCCAGCGGGCCCAAGCCCTCCGCCTACTGGCAGGACCTCGCTCCACTGGAAGCGGTGGCGCCGTGA
- a CDS encoding deoxycytidine triphosphate deaminase has translation MILTGPAIASALAAGEITIDPYDPSRLSPNAYDWRLGDDLHVCDGELDAATPTSFTEISIPRTGFVLKPGVLYLGVTHEKTGSETYAQLLNGDRTTGALGIWVHVSAPLGHQGHAIRWTLEIRVSQPVRIYPRMTFGKLVFLQPLGAAASYQKHGLKYTASQGIETSRLYEETPGGRP, from the coding sequence GTGATCCTCACCGGTCCCGCCATCGCCTCTGCTCTTGCCGCGGGCGAGATCACCATCGACCCGTACGATCCCAGCAGGCTCTCTCCCAACGCCTACGACTGGCGTCTCGGCGACGATCTACACGTCTGCGACGGAGAGCTCGACGCCGCCACCCCGACCTCGTTCACCGAGATCTCCATCCCCCGCACGGGATTCGTCCTGAAACCCGGAGTGCTCTACCTCGGCGTCACCCACGAGAAGACTGGCTCGGAGACGTACGCCCAGCTCCTCAACGGCGACCGCACCACTGGTGCCCTCGGCATCTGGGTCCATGTATCCGCGCCGCTCGGCCACCAAGGCCACGCCATCCGTTGGACCCTGGAGATCCGTGTCAGTCAGCCGGTCCGCATCTACCCCCGCATGACCTTCGGGAAGCTCGTCTTTCTGCAGCCCCTCGGCGCTGCAGCCAGTTACCAGAAGCACGGCCTCAAGTACACGGCCAGCCAGGGAATCGAAACCTCCCGTCTGTACGAAGAGACCCCGGGGGGTCGGCCATGA
- a CDS encoding glycosyltransferase family 4 protein yields the protein MNTTVATALDLPFPSPGGSVELFLDLYTGPQPHIPARAFMLAPARPSPGLPAGLDLLPIVGKCLEGPAFHRYVAALRQALAGAIDPNHISVLHLQHLTFGGTPALIKALPEHPRIALVHGTDLLFAESHRDQHKVLTESVKLADAIVVPTPAMADRLLRIAPTTDRTKIAHVPWGIPDQLLARPPHRSPRPAGSPFRLLYAGRLTPEKGAENLLLALAAVQGVELSIAAPQDQFHTLTRAIRQSGVKIRYLGWLRRPQLWRTFTDHDVLVMPSTTLEALGLVALEAQACGLPVLYQPVPGLAETLAASGTATDFTHPAAVARDIDRLRTTPGLLAALQQAGRNNAARYPLSATAKALTELGHRIS from the coding sequence ATGAACACGACGGTCGCCACAGCCCTCGACCTCCCTTTCCCCAGCCCTGGCGGCAGTGTCGAACTCTTCCTCGACCTCTACACCGGACCCCAACCCCACATCCCCGCGCGGGCTTTCATGCTCGCCCCCGCCCGCCCCAGCCCCGGGCTGCCCGCCGGGCTCGACCTACTGCCTATCGTGGGCAAGTGCCTCGAAGGCCCGGCCTTCCACCGCTACGTAGCCGCCCTCCGACAGGCCTTGGCCGGGGCAATCGACCCGAATCACATCAGCGTCCTCCACCTCCAGCACCTCACCTTCGGTGGCACCCCCGCGCTGATCAAGGCCCTGCCCGAGCACCCACGGATCGCACTCGTACACGGCACCGACCTGCTGTTCGCCGAATCCCACCGCGACCAACACAAGGTCCTGACCGAGTCCGTGAAACTCGCCGACGCAATCGTCGTGCCGACACCGGCCATGGCCGACCGACTCCTGCGAATCGCGCCCACCACCGACCGCACGAAGATCGCCCACGTGCCCTGGGGCATCCCCGACCAACTCCTGGCCCGCCCACCGCACAGATCACCCCGTCCGGCCGGCAGCCCCTTCCGGCTGCTCTACGCCGGCCGTCTCACGCCAGAGAAAGGCGCCGAGAACTTGCTGCTGGCCCTGGCGGCCGTCCAGGGCGTCGAGCTGAGCATCGCCGCGCCACAAGACCAGTTCCACACCCTCACCCGCGCCATACGGCAGTCCGGCGTCAAGATCCGTTACCTCGGCTGGCTCCGCCGTCCACAACTGTGGAGAACCTTCACCGACCACGACGTGCTCGTCATGCCCTCCACCACCCTCGAAGCCCTGGGCCTCGTCGCTCTCGAAGCCCAAGCCTGCGGTCTGCCCGTGCTGTACCAGCCCGTCCCCGGCCTGGCCGAAACACTCGCCGCCTCTGGCACCGCGACCGACTTCACCCACCCCGCAGCCGTCGCCCGAGACATCGACCGACTCCGCACCACCCCGGGGCTGCTGGCCGCCTTGCAGCAGGCCGGACGAAACAACGCCGCCCGCTATCCGCTCAGCGCCACCGCTAAGGCCCTGACCGAACTCGGCCACCGGATTAGTTGA
- a CDS encoding serine hydrolase gives MQDSTDRIKQLVADGVRDKVYPGAVWAIGNAVGMQAAGTAGVLDPTEPDIPMRPDTVFDVASLTKILAVWSTIGTLWEDGALPLDDPLGAFWPEVTGHPLGQASARQLLTHTAGVPLRAQLKNLYGTVPATIRAGVLHEALHRPPGEAVEYTDRAALILGYLAERLSGQGLDQLAPTRIWQPLGMTETRFGPLPPELTVRCAPTELDEDTGRHLKGIAHDFSARLLGGVCGIAGAFSTLDDLTRFLKYMLDPTTAAVAPGFGPNWVEESLSVQTGTLEPVRGLFWHPAPGTAPTNRTYVHYGFTGTGMWISPKRGTWAVLLTNKLYYTRDREPLTRIRNAFGALTFG, from the coding sequence ATGCAAGACAGCACCGACCGGATCAAGCAGCTCGTGGCGGACGGCGTCCGCGACAAGGTCTACCCCGGTGCGGTGTGGGCCATCGGCAACGCCGTCGGCATGCAGGCCGCAGGCACCGCTGGCGTCCTCGACCCCACCGAGCCGGACATCCCCATGCGGCCGGACACGGTCTTCGACGTCGCCAGCCTGACCAAAATCCTGGCCGTCTGGTCCACGATCGGCACCCTCTGGGAAGACGGCGCCCTCCCGCTCGATGACCCCCTCGGCGCCTTCTGGCCCGAGGTCACAGGCCACCCCCTCGGTCAGGCATCCGCCCGCCAACTGCTCACGCACACAGCCGGCGTACCCCTGCGGGCCCAGCTCAAGAACCTCTACGGCACTGTTCCGGCCACGATCCGGGCTGGAGTCCTCCACGAAGCCCTCCACCGGCCGCCTGGCGAGGCCGTCGAGTACACCGACCGGGCCGCTCTCATCCTCGGCTACCTGGCCGAGCGCCTCTCCGGCCAGGGCCTCGACCAGCTCGCCCCCACCCGCATCTGGCAGCCCCTGGGCATGACCGAAACCCGATTCGGCCCACTGCCGCCCGAGCTGACCGTCCGCTGTGCGCCGACCGAACTCGACGAAGACACCGGCCGCCACCTCAAGGGCATCGCCCACGACTTCTCCGCCCGTCTCCTCGGCGGCGTCTGCGGCATCGCCGGCGCCTTCTCCACCCTCGACGACCTCACCCGCTTCCTGAAGTACATGCTCGACCCCACGACCGCCGCTGTCGCACCGGGATTCGGGCCGAACTGGGTCGAGGAATCGCTCAGCGTCCAGACCGGAACCCTGGAGCCCGTACGCGGCCTCTTCTGGCACCCGGCCCCTGGTACCGCACCCACCAACCGCACCTACGTGCACTACGGCTTCACCGGCACCGGCATGTGGATCTCCCCCAAACGGGGAACCTGGGCCGTCCTGCTGACGAACAAGCTCTACTACACCCGCGACCGCGAACCGTTGACCCGCATCCGCAATGCCTTCGGCGCGCTCACCTTCGGCTGA
- a CDS encoding sigma factor-like helix-turn-helix DNA-binding protein, whose product MRTRAARRRRSFRDPTARYVGSDVLSQALAELDDAQRDLLLLRLQGAPTAQVARRLDTPPSNVEAVVADALETLRTSGYAGSLLEEMRWEHGPLRSEVVRDHSSEVVVLQRCIWPECEAIVAQPATGRTRLYCSSACRQKAYRRRRSGKEAPSLPAPPKVRRRFTIRDPWADVPELPAPFAALQHPVFRQHIVPRLAAWSRGISPSPLGARVLGSRPGSRGMAWSLVLPALATHGSPIGDSYRMLIDGSHRARAISPSFVGSLHSVAVRGRWRTQAVLGENSWGSFGQQALPLSSMAPFAARHGAARTLTSPMLLGIPAIRGHARQPDRGLRGWIPPPSRPTGTAWALPRGDRLHWPQSKPVGWQRGRTQSRAWGRKHMGGHQKASMRRRSGRKGRRSG is encoded by the coding sequence ATGCGAACCAGGGCCGCGAGGCGTAGAAGGTCATTTCGAGATCCCACGGCCCGGTACGTGGGCAGTGACGTCCTGAGCCAGGCTCTTGCGGAACTCGACGACGCTCAGCGGGACCTCCTCCTTCTGAGGCTGCAAGGGGCTCCAACTGCCCAGGTCGCCCGTCGTCTTGATACGCCTCCGTCCAACGTAGAAGCCGTTGTTGCGGACGCACTGGAGACCCTCCGTACTTCCGGGTACGCCGGCTCCCTCTTGGAGGAGATGCGGTGGGAGCACGGTCCGCTCCGTTCTGAGGTGGTGAGAGATCACTCCAGCGAAGTGGTAGTGCTGCAACGCTGCATCTGGCCTGAGTGCGAAGCCATCGTCGCTCAACCGGCCACAGGCCGTACGCGGTTGTACTGCTCGAGTGCGTGTCGGCAGAAGGCATACAGAAGACGTCGAAGTGGGAAGGAGGCACCGTCACTTCCCGCCCCGCCGAAGGTTCGTCGGCGCTTCACGATTCGGGACCCTTGGGCCGATGTACCGGAACTCCCCGCGCCGTTCGCAGCGCTTCAGCACCCGGTGTTCAGGCAGCACATCGTGCCCCGCCTCGCGGCCTGGTCGCGTGGGATCAGTCCCTCGCCGCTGGGAGCCCGCGTTCTGGGCTCGAGGCCCGGTTCCCGGGGTATGGCGTGGAGCCTTGTCTTGCCTGCACTCGCCACTCACGGATCGCCCATAGGTGATTCCTATCGAATGCTGATCGACGGTTCTCATCGTGCACGTGCCATATCGCCAAGTTTCGTGGGGTCGTTGCATAGCGTGGCTGTTCGTGGGCGTTGGCGCACACAGGCCGTCCTCGGAGAGAACTCCTGGGGGAGCTTCGGACAACAGGCTTTGCCTTTGAGCTCGATGGCCCCTTTTGCGGCCCGCCATGGCGCAGCCAGAACCCTGACCAGCCCGATGCTTCTGGGAATACCTGCAATACGTGGCCATGCTCGGCAACCTGATCGCGGTCTCCGAGGATGGATCCCCCCGCCATCGAGGCCGACAGGAACTGCTTGGGCCTTGCCGAGGGGAGACAGGCTGCATTGGCCGCAGTCCAAGCCGGTCGGCTGGCAACGTGGCCGGACGCAGTCTCGCGCGTGGGGGAGGAAGCACATGGGAGGTCACCAGAAGGCGTCGATGCGCAGGCGGTCAGGGAGGAAGGGGAGGCGGTCCGGGTGA
- a CDS encoding peptide deformylase — MIDVRPSQQMRDLGVVQHGAGILAEPARAFTLPVERDEAERITDELFAAMERIGQVHPFAKGMGIAAPQIGIGRSAAVVQPPGDAPAVILLNPKITDRSDELDEQYEGCLSFFDVCGLVPRPLKVTVETTALTGETVTIVYERGLARLIHHEIDHLDGLLYTARMRSGVEPIPVEEYRQTGRAWAYEQ; from the coding sequence GTGATTGACGTGCGGCCCAGCCAGCAGATGCGCGACCTCGGAGTCGTCCAGCACGGCGCCGGCATCCTGGCCGAACCGGCCCGCGCCTTCACCCTGCCCGTCGAGCGCGACGAAGCCGAGCGCATCACCGACGAACTGTTCGCCGCGATGGAACGGATCGGCCAGGTCCACCCCTTCGCCAAGGGCATGGGCATCGCCGCCCCACAGATCGGCATCGGCCGCTCCGCAGCCGTCGTCCAGCCGCCCGGCGACGCACCCGCCGTCATCCTGCTCAACCCGAAGATCACCGACCGCTCCGACGAGCTGGACGAGCAGTACGAGGGCTGCCTGAGCTTCTTCGACGTCTGCGGCCTCGTCCCCCGCCCCCTGAAGGTCACCGTCGAGACCACGGCCCTGACCGGCGAGACCGTCACCATCGTGTACGAACGCGGCCTCGCCCGCCTCATCCACCACGAGATCGACCACCTCGACGGCCTGCTCTACACCGCCCGCATGCGCAGCGGGGTCGAGCCGATCCCCGTCGAGGAGTACCGACAGACCGGCAGGGCCTGGGCATACGAGCAGTAG